In the Pedobacter cryoconitis genome, TGAAAATGCCGATCACTTTTAGTTGTTTTCCAAAGAGCTTTACTGTTTTTCCTACAGGGTTTTTAAGCTTCATTACATTCACGGCTGTATTACTTAGCAAAATTGCTGCTGTATCTGATGCAAAATCCCTGGAGAAATCGCGACCTGCTATCAATTCTACACCGCTTGTTTTTATAAAATCATAAGAGGTCTGAAGGCGGTTAAAAACAATTTCCTTTCCTTTTTCTTCCATTCCCGTCCATTCAAATCCATAAAACCAGTTTCCTACGCTGATCATGCTCTGGGATGACTGGTTTACGGCAGTAACCGCCCCGGTTTTCAGTACTTGCGCTTTAAATAATTCAAATTTACTATACAATTCACCATCCTGAGGCATCTCTGCCATTAAATTGATATTATACCCGACTGGCTTGTCCTTGATGAACTGCATCTGTTTATAGATCACCATTGTAGCGATGATCAGCATAATGGCAAAGCTAAATTGTGTAACGACCAGCACTTGTCTTAAATTGATGGGGATGAGTTTCGCCCTCGCAGTTTTCTTTTTTAAAGTTTGATTTGGGGTAAAGGAAGAAAGGAACAAAGCTGGATAAGCTCCAGATAAAAGCCCGGTTACTAAGGCAATAACCAGAATACCCAACCAATAACCTGCATTGTTATAGTGAATTGTAATATTTATTCCCAGCAGGTTATTGAACAGGGGCAAACTAACTTCAACAATAGCAGTAGCCATCAGTACTGCTATTGTAGTCAGCACCATAGCTTCGGTCAGGAATTGAGTCACCAAAGAAGCTCGTGTTGCACCAATAGTTTTCTTGATCCCGACTTCTTTTGCCCTGCGCTCTGATTTAGCAGTAGCCATGTTCATGAAATTGATACAGGCGACAAGCAAAATACCAAAAGCCAATGCGATAAAAAGATAAATACGTTCTATGTCGCCACCTACACTTTTACCGTTCAAAAATTCGCCATGTAAATGTTTATCTGCTAATGGGAACAGGAAATTCTCATTCTTTTGGGTTGTATAATTTTCATTGAAAAGCTTTTTTACTTTAGAATTAATCAGGTCAATATTGGCTGAATTATTAACCTTGGCCATTGCAAGAAAGCTAAAATCTCCCCAACCTGGGTTTTTAACATAACTGTTTATACTTTCAAAAAAAGACCAGGGCATCAAATAATCAAATCTGAGGGAAGTATTGGCGGGAAAGTCTTTGATTACACCTGTAACCTTTAAATCATTCGTGTTTTTATACCTGACTGTTTTATTTAATACAGCTGTGGTGCCGAATAAAAGCTTTGCAGTCTCTTGTGTTAAAATGATCGAATTCGGCGTATTCAGTGCCGTATTGGGGTTACCA is a window encoding:
- a CDS encoding ABC transporter permease gives rise to the protein MFRLNLKIALRNLWRNKTSSVINIIGLAIGLSACLLLLLYINYERNFDGHFKDADKIYQVMTNFQDANGKITSTGVSPGNGIAMAIKAKIPEIDVITRIGGGDKSLIANQQNVFKRTDLFADPEILKVFNYEFITGNPNTALNTPNSIILTQETAKLLFGTTAVLNKTVRYKNTNDLKVTGVIKDFPANTSLRFDYLMPWSFFESINSYVKNPGWGDFSFLAMAKVNNSANIDLINSKVKKLFNENYTTQKNENFLFPLADKHLHGEFLNGKSVGGDIERIYLFIALAFGILLVACINFMNMATAKSERRAKEVGIKKTIGATRASLVTQFLTEAMVLTTIAVLMATAIVEVSLPLFNNLLGINITIHYNNAGYWLGILVIALVTGLLSGAYPALFLSSFTPNQTLKKKTARAKLIPINLRQVLVVTQFSFAIMLIIATMVIYKQMQFIKDKPVGYNINLMAEMPQDGELYSKFELFKAQVLKTGAVTAVNQSSQSMISVGNWFYGFEWTGMEEKGKEIVFNRLQTSYDFIKTSGVELIAGRDFSRDFASDTAAILLSNTAVNVMKLKNPVGKTVKLFGKQLKVIGIFKDFNWDSPYRSGRQMVINFSKNEGGTINMQLNPANSLSKNIALISAVTKNINPEYPVEIEFINELYSRKMHSEEILGILANLFGGIAILISCMGLYGLVTYSAEQRTKEFGVRRVLGASVGNIMNLLSVSFLKMVFVAACIGVPLAYEVMNRWLTSFEFRTAVSFSIILIAITGTVIIAFLTISFQAYKAAKANPVEALKYE